The Sulfitobacter donghicola DSW-25 = KCTC 12864 = JCM 14565 genome has a segment encoding these proteins:
- a CDS encoding tyrosine recombinase XerC — translation MSETPDTLAISPAARDALQTWLDHQRALKGAAENTITAYRGDVVEFLAFMSIHHGQPHGLGALSKITVSDMRAWMASTRGNDVGPRSLARKLSAVKAFYRWLAEREGFEPTAVLATRAPKFTKKLPRPLAVDAARELIDCVQTSASEPWVASRDVAVLTLLWGCGLRISEALALRGADAPLPDVLRILGKGGKERVVPVLPAAQDAVNAYLRACPYAQQDDTALFRGVRGGALSAGAIQKVMANARMQLGLPATATPHAMRHSFATHLLDAGGDLRAIQELLGHASLSTTQAYTAVDTVRLMDVYKRAHPRA, via the coding sequence TTGAGCGAAACACCCGATACCCTTGCTATTTCTCCTGCTGCGCGGGATGCCCTGCAAACATGGCTGGATCATCAGCGCGCCCTGAAAGGGGCGGCTGAAAACACCATTACGGCCTATCGCGGCGATGTGGTTGAATTTTTGGCATTCATGAGCATCCACCACGGGCAGCCTCATGGTCTGGGCGCCCTGTCCAAGATCACGGTTAGCGATATGCGGGCATGGATGGCCTCGACCCGCGGCAATGACGTAGGCCCACGCAGCCTTGCGCGCAAACTATCCGCTGTAAAAGCCTTCTACCGTTGGCTGGCCGAGCGTGAAGGTTTTGAACCCACAGCCGTTTTGGCAACCCGCGCCCCCAAGTTCACCAAAAAGCTACCCCGCCCCCTTGCCGTTGATGCCGCCCGTGAATTGATCGACTGCGTCCAGACCAGCGCCAGCGAACCATGGGTCGCGTCGCGCGATGTTGCTGTACTGACCTTGCTATGGGGCTGCGGGCTGCGCATTTCCGAGGCTTTGGCCCTGCGCGGAGCCGACGCCCCCCTGCCCGATGTTCTACGCATTCTTGGGAAAGGCGGCAAAGAACGGGTTGTGCCCGTTCTGCCAGCAGCCCAAGACGCCGTGAACGCCTATCTGCGCGCCTGCCCCTATGCCCAACAAGACGACACAGCCCTGTTTCGCGGTGTGCGCGGTGGTGCGCTATCGGCAGGGGCGATCCAAAAGGTGATGGCAAACGCGCGAATGCAGCTTGGCCTGCCTGCCACGGCGACCCCTCATGCGATGCGCCACAGCTTTGCCACCCACCTGCTAGATGCAGGCGGCGATTTGCGCGCGATCCAAGAGCTGCTAGGGCACGCGTCGCTATCGACAACCCAAGCTTACACCGCTGTGGATACTGTACGCCTGATGGACGTTTACAAACGCGCCCATCCACGTGCATAA
- a CDS encoding DUF484 family protein, whose translation MSSSPKIEDSLREVIISQPDVILDDNDVMQALIAANEKAMGGNIVDLRGIAMERLETRLDRLEDTHRSVIAAAYENLAGTNQIHRAILRMLDPLEFETFLRDLGGEVAEILRVDAVKLVLESVQNDNDPAVQRLGEVLSVSEPGFIDTYLSQGRGGAVRQVTLRSVQDASENIYGPNAEWIRSEACLKLDFGAGRLPGMLVMGAEDPHMFGPQQGTDLLAFFTGVFERTMRRWLS comes from the coding sequence ATGAGCAGCAGCCCAAAAATAGAAGACTCCCTTCGTGAAGTGATCATTTCGCAACCCGATGTGATTCTGGATGACAACGATGTCATGCAGGCCCTGATTGCGGCCAATGAAAAGGCGATGGGCGGTAATATCGTCGATCTGCGCGGCATCGCGATGGAGCGCCTTGAGACACGCCTTGACCGTCTCGAAGACACCCACCGCAGCGTGATTGCAGCAGCCTATGAAAACCTTGCTGGCACCAACCAGATCCACCGCGCCATCCTGCGGATGCTTGATCCGCTCGAGTTTGAGACATTCCTGCGCGATTTGGGCGGCGAAGTTGCTGAAATCCTGCGCGTTGACGCGGTCAAGCTGGTTCTCGAATCCGTCCAAAACGACAACGACCCTGCCGTGCAGCGCCTTGGCGAAGTCCTGAGCGTTTCAGAACCCGGGTTCATCGACACCTACCTAAGCCAAGGCCGTGGTGGCGCCGTGCGCCAAGTGACCCTGCGTTCGGTTCAGGATGCCTCCGAAAACATCTATGGCCCCAACGCCGAATGGATCCGCTCCGAGGCTTGCCTCAAACTAGATTTTGGCGCGGGACGCTTGCCTGGCATGTTGGTTATGGGTGCCGAAGACCCGCATATGTTCGGCCCTCAGCAGGGGACCGACCTACTGGCGTTCTTTACAGGTGTGTTTGAGCGGACCATGCGCCGCTGGCTGTCTTGA
- the fsa gene encoding fructose-6-phosphate aldolase, which translates to MKFFVDTAEIKDIAELNDLGMVDGVTTNPSLILKSGRDILEVTKEICDIVSGPVSAEVVATQADAMIAEGRKLAEIAENITVKLPLTWDGLKACKVLSSEGKMVNVTLCFSANQALLAAKAGATFISPFIGRLDDIDLDGMDLIEDIRTIYDNYGFDTQILAASIRSVGHVRECALVGADVMTAPPEVIRKLATHPLTDKGLDQFMKDWAKTGQNIL; encoded by the coding sequence ATGAAATTTTTTGTAGATACCGCCGAAATCAAAGACATCGCCGAGCTGAACGACCTAGGCATGGTGGACGGGGTGACAACCAACCCTTCCCTGATCCTGAAATCAGGCCGCGACATTCTAGAAGTCACCAAAGAAATCTGTGACATCGTTTCCGGCCCTGTTTCCGCCGAGGTTGTCGCAACGCAAGCTGACGCGATGATCGCCGAGGGCCGCAAACTGGCCGAGATCGCCGAAAACATCACCGTAAAACTGCCGCTGACATGGGATGGCCTAAAAGCCTGTAAGGTTCTGTCAAGCGAAGGCAAAATGGTCAACGTGACCCTGTGCTTCTCTGCAAATCAGGCGCTACTGGCCGCAAAAGCGGGCGCGACGTTCATCTCGCCTTTCATCGGTCGCCTTGATGATATCGATCTTGACGGCATGGACCTGATCGAAGACATCCGCACCATCTATGACAACTACGGCTTTGACACGCAGATCCTTGCCGCCTCTATCCGTTCGGTCGGCCATGTGCGTGAATGTGCGCTGGTTGGCGCAGATGTCATGACCGCCCCACCAGAGGTGATCCGCAAGCTGGCCACACACCCGCTGACAGACAAAGGTCTGGATCAATTCATGAAGGACTGGGCCAAAACCGGCCAGAACATCCTGTAA